Genomic DNA from Pistricoccus aurantiacus:
ATTGAACCGCCCCGCGTATCGCGGAGGCCCGTTAGTTTAAGTCACGCTGCCATAGCGGCCTGACTGTTAAGTTGCCGATAGTAGTTTGCCTCAGCTTCTGCCGGCGGGATATACCCCAGTGGCTCCATCAGCCGTTGGTGGTTGAACCAGGATACCCATTCCAGCGTCGCCAGCTCAACGGATTCCATGGATTTCCAGGGGCCGCGCCGGTGGATCAATTCTGCTTTGTACAAGCCGTTGATGGTTTCAGTGAGGGCGTTATCGTAACTGTCGCCTTTGCTGCCTACCGATGGATCGATGCCTGCTTCGGCCAGGCGTTCCGTGTAACGGATCGACACATACTGTGATCCCCTGTCGGAGTGATGAATCAAGTCCTCTGACTTGTCGGGCTGACGGGCGTAGAGTGCCTGCTCCAGAGCATCGAGTACGAAATCCGTGTTCATCGTGCGACTGACGCGCCAACCCACAATATGGCGGGCGAAGACATCCACAACGAAAGCCACATACAACCAGCCTTGCCAAGTGGAAACGTAGGTAAAGTCCGATACCCAGAGCTGGTCCGGACGGTCGGCGACAAACTGCCGGTTGACCCGATCCAGCGGGCACGGCACTGACTGATCCGGGACGGTGGTACGCATCGTCTTGCCGCGACGGGCACCCTGAAGGCCCAGAAATCTCATGAGCCGTTCCACGGTACAGCGGGCCACAGGGATGGCTTCCCGGTTCATCTGCTTCCAGACTTTATCGGCACCATAGACCTTGAGGTTGTCATTCCAGACACGCTTGATATGCGGTATCAAAACCTCGTCGCGCTTGACCCGGTCACTGCGTCGTGCCGGATTGCGCTGCCGGGC
This window encodes:
- a CDS encoding IS3 family transposase (programmed frameshift) — its product is MNKSNKFSPEVKERAVRLVQEHRDEYPSLWAAVESIAPKIGCVPQTLLEWVKRAQIDIGERPGTTTAETQRMKDLERENKELRRANDILRTASGFFRPGGARPQAEVVNTYIDQHRDTYGVEPICKVLQIAPSAYRRHAARQRNPARRSDRVKRDEVLIPHIKRVWNDNLKVYGADKVWKQMNREAIPVARCTVERLMRFLGLQGARRGKTMRTTVPDQSVPCPLDRVNRQFVADRPDQLWVSDFTYVSTWQGWLYVAFVVDVFARHIVGWRVSRTMNTDFVLDALEQALYARQPDKSEDLIHHSDRGSQYVSIRYTERLAEAGIDPSVGSKGDSYDNALTETINGLYKAELIHRRGPWKSMESVELATLEWVSWFNHQRLMEPLGYIPPAEAEANYYRQLNSQAAMAA